The following is a genomic window from Rutidosis leptorrhynchoides isolate AG116_Rl617_1_P2 unplaced genomic scaffold, CSIRO_AGI_Rlap_v1 contig266, whole genome shotgun sequence.
AATATTTTTTTGAATAAAAAACAAATAGGAATCTCGTACGCAATTAATTTTTTAATCTATCTAAGGATCTCTCCAGGCTTCTAATTAAGGAATGTGTGCACATTCTGGGAGAAGATTAGGATATCTTTTACGGTCATCACAGTAAGAATACGTCAAGTACTTTGCTCTGAAGCTCCCCATCTTGATCCTCTCTTCTTTAGTTAGTCCGCCGAAATTTGTTACGAAACTCGTCGAATTGTCACAATTTTGTGAGTCTCGTTGGGTCGGGTCGATGGAGCATCCATCTAGGACGAAATCCGAATATGTGACTTTAAATGGAGAATCTTCATAATTGACTTTGCTTTTACCCCCATCTGTTGCCCAAGAGGATCCATCCCAAATCGTGCCATACAAAGACATAGGCTTTGAGGGATACTCACCTCCCATTGCTTCAATTCTAGGGATTTCTCTAATAGGAATATTGTCCACATAAAATACCGTCCATTTTTTGGACCACAATATTGTATAATAATGAAAATCTTCACTCGGATCGAACCATAAACGATACCTCTCTTCTCTACCTTTAGTTACACTACCATTTCCATACAAATTTGTTTGGACTATCCAGCACTTGCCATCAACATGTCTCAAGAACTCAATATCGAGCTCGTCGTGGGTATTTGGGTAAATTTGACAATTCGACGTGTAAAACGTGGCGACGACGCCGGCTGTGTAACCAGGAGCTAATTTTATGGCAGCACTGAATTTAgaataaaaatatttttctctagaaATAAATCCTGAACCTGAAAATTTATCAAGAGAGATTCGAACGGATTTTCCAGCTGGATCGAGAGTCACAACATTTTGATCTCCGAATAGTTTATCGAACCCTTGATTAAACGACACCGGATTGGCTGCCACATGAGAGATCCTTGCAGCCAGTTCCAGCATGCAAAGCAAGAAAACCCTAATAAAGAACTCCATTGATATATCAGTGACGACAGAAAATATTGTttgatgaaagaaaaaaaaaaaaagatcgatGATTGATGATCTGTTCAATATTGAGGTGTGGTTTATTCATATACTCGCTAGCTATTAATGACTGAATCAATCAATTACGCCAGACATTTAAACTGAACACGGAAAATGAAGAAAATTTAGGGGCTAAGATTTATGAAATCTAACAGTAAATTCATAACAAATGAGGGAATATAACGGACTGTCCTGTATCAACGCGACGAAATCTTATGAAGTTTCATTTTTGGGAGCGACATGAATATTTTCTCTGACTATAAGTGCAATAATATATGAGGAAATCAGCTGCAGTTATTATTCGGTTTAATTAGTATACGTGTTTCATATAGAGCGACATGTCCATGGTTTTGACGACACAATTAAATTAGTGATTTTGTATTAAATAGTTGACCGTGACCACTAAACCCTAAATTAATTGCATTGTGTATATGATCGATCGTAAGAATCATTTTCCAAattaagaaaagaaaagaaaaaaaaacaataaCAATTGTTACGCTTTATAATTAATTTTGTCATCAAATATATGAGTTGGATCCCGGTCCATGAACTTGGACAAAACACAATTGGGTCCTAATTTTCCTCCTCTAGAACAAAGTAGCCCCTCAGCCAAATCGTAGTAGAAGAGGACTGGTCTGGAAGGAAGTAAGGAACCCCTTTGGAAAGAGCACCAAACTTGAGGATAACCATGGAACATGCATGCGAGGCATTACAGTTCCAGAAATATGATAACTTTTTAATAACTTATAGTCGATTGAAGAAATCTTATACGACCTCCGTCCCAAAATAGATGGAAATTTTTCAATGTAAATTAtatgtaaaaatttatatttattttgagaCGGAAGTAATATATAATAGCGAGATtttttcaattttaaatttatttcaatTGCAAATTTAATtgtaaattttattgtcaaatcaacatcTGACACATGACGTTTTATTAACGAATAATAATTTGACACATGTATTTTTgaactttgagtttaattaggtttcaacttacaattttaagtcaatgatattattttttttattctaattaagaaatcaaaaaataaaaaataaaaaatgaatcctaataaaattctaatacactatattttttctaattttctTATTTAACAAATTTTCCTAATTAAAAGTCACTATATTTTTTTTCCTATTGCTAATTAAAACAGGcacatatttttttttctattcaaACGGGCATATTATTTAAAACATTATTCCTaatcaaattaaaaatatatattaattttttattaaactattattctTAATAAAAATACGTATTTTTATTTCCTATGAACTAAAACGGACATATCTTATTTTTCAAACAGTAGGAATAACTAAATTGATTAGatgcaattataaattttattatgaaattAAATATTGATATGTGACTTTTACGTTTTGCTATGTTcattattttttaaaataaaataaattttttagTTCTAATATGATTGTAGATTTTGATATAAAATCAAgataattataattgatataaaattaaaataattcttttttaatataatatttcacatatatttaataatgtttaatataaataattattattataaaaaatacaaataattattatataatatatttaaattattcatttttaGAGATATAAATTTTCTATCTAACGGACGGACCCACTGATttgttaaaaataaaatgataaaagtTTTATTTCCCCATATTACTTCCATACTTTTTATATAATTAGTAGCACTTGATTTGATAGAACAATATTGCAAAATTTGTCTCATATTTATGAAGACAAAAATAGTAAACAAAAAGTATATAGGGTGCGTTCGTTTGGAGGCTTGCTCCAAGTTGTCTTGCTTTTTGTTGCTTCAAATTGTCTCGAAAAACGTGTTTTTACTAAAAATGGCAAAAAACACGTTTTTCGAGACAGTTTGGAGCAAGCTTAAGCATGCTCGAGCATCCGAGCAAGCCTCCAAACGAACGCACCCATAGTAATTTTCACGTGCACTGTTATATTTTACACAGGAAAATTATTAATCTCCCTCATTCGTTCAAAAAATCTATCTGAATAACCTATGTACTTGCCCAAGAATAATCAATAAAATTCCCATTTGATATTCAAAAAGGTCCACCACGGGTGACTAGCTAATATGTATAATTGATCAATCATGGACTAAATAAGGTAGTCTGGAGAGTAAATTGACCTTGGAAATAAAATGAATAATCGTTTGGCTAACAAATTTTGATTAGCTAATATATATTAGTAGATGTGTGTGGCTAAAACCACGGGACTGTATGCCGGTAGCACCGCTGATTTTTCCCGTAAATTATAAGGAATGACATCATCTTTCCAAACATAATATACATGAAATTCAAATACTGGATCCAAAAGTGCATTGCTCGTAAAATAAAGTGCTAAAACATTACACATAAAATGAATTGAAAATGAAATTAAAAATATCCTCTTGAGTGCTAGAAATTCAAAAGTGTATATCAACA
Proteins encoded in this region:
- the LOC139882405 gene encoding probable xyloglucan endotransglucosylase/hydrolase protein 30 — translated: MEFFIRVFLLCMLELAARISHVAANPVSFNQGFDKLFGDQNVVTLDPAGKSVRISLDKFSGSGFISREKYFYSKFSAAIKLAPGYTAGVVATFYTSNCQIYPNTHDELDIEFLRHVDGKCWIVQTNLYGNGSVTKGREERYRLWFDPSEDFHYYTILWSKKWTVFYVDNIPIREIPRIEAMGGEYPSKPMSLYGTIWDGSSWATDGGKSKVNYEDSPFKVTYSDFVLDGCSIDPTQRDSQNCDNSTSFVTNFGGLTKEERIKMGSFRAKYLTYSYCDDRKRYPNLLPECAHIP